Proteins co-encoded in one Cupriavidus nantongensis genomic window:
- the recG gene encoding ATP-dependent DNA helicase RecG: MPGTAAEPIQDPADASDANGAKGTAAPARGKAGAAKGKAAGSGASTAAARLAKLGLRRPVDLVLHLPMRYEDETTVVPIAEAIHRAGLGLPAQVEGEVVSNEVTFRPRRQLVVKLADDSGELTLRFLNFYGSQTKQMAEGVRLRVRGEVRGGFFGAEMVHPTVRPVLAGEALPDRLTPVYPSTAGIPQAYLRKAIGGALARTPLPETLPQPVLKGPLARLQLRPLADCLRLLHAPPPQESEAALADRSHPAWQRVKFDELLAQQISLRRAHAARRDKTAPTMPRREGGLLTRFLAALPFRLTGAQQRVVGEIAADMSLPHPMHRLLQGDVGSGKTIVAALAACQAIDAGFQAALMAPTEILAEQHFRKLSAWLEPLGVPVAWLAGSQKARDKRAAVARVESGEAQLVIGTHALIQDTVRFARLGLSVVDEQHRFGVAQRLALRGKAGAADAPVALSAAETVPHQLMMSATPIPRTLAMTYYADLDVSVIDELPPGRTPIVTRLVNDERRDEVIGRIHHAAAEGRQVYWVCPLIEESEALQLQTAVETYETLVAALPDLRVGLVHGRLPPAEKAAVMDDFSANRLQVLVATTVIEVGVDVPNASLMVIEHAERFGLAQLHQLRGRVGRGSAESVCLLMYQAPLSPTARERLATMRETTDGFEIARRDLEIRGPGEFLGARQSGEAMLRFADLQTDAWLVEYAQAAAELMLAHYPEAVEAHLSRWLGGREHYLKA; the protein is encoded by the coding sequence ATGCCCGGAACCGCCGCCGAACCGATCCAGGACCCTGCCGACGCCAGCGATGCCAATGGCGCCAAGGGCACGGCGGCGCCCGCGCGCGGCAAGGCGGGCGCGGCCAAGGGCAAGGCCGCAGGCTCGGGCGCATCCACCGCTGCCGCGCGGCTGGCCAAGCTGGGCCTGCGCCGACCGGTCGACCTGGTGCTGCACCTGCCGATGCGCTACGAGGACGAGACCACGGTGGTGCCGATCGCCGAGGCCATCCACCGTGCCGGGCTGGGGCTGCCGGCGCAGGTGGAAGGCGAGGTCGTCTCCAACGAGGTCACGTTCCGGCCGCGCCGCCAGCTGGTGGTGAAGCTTGCCGACGACAGCGGCGAGCTGACCCTGCGCTTCCTGAACTTCTACGGCAGCCAGACCAAGCAGATGGCCGAGGGCGTGCGCCTGCGCGTGCGCGGCGAGGTGCGCGGCGGCTTCTTCGGCGCCGAGATGGTCCATCCGACGGTGCGCCCGGTGCTGGCGGGCGAGGCGCTGCCCGACCGCCTGACGCCGGTGTACCCGTCCACCGCCGGCATTCCGCAGGCCTATTTGCGCAAGGCCATTGGCGGCGCGCTGGCGCGCACGCCCCTGCCCGAGACGCTGCCGCAGCCGGTGCTGAAGGGGCCGCTGGCGCGCCTGCAGCTGCGTCCGCTGGCCGACTGCCTGCGGCTGCTGCACGCGCCGCCGCCGCAGGAAAGCGAGGCCGCGCTGGCCGACCGCTCGCACCCGGCCTGGCAGCGCGTCAAGTTCGACGAACTGCTGGCGCAGCAGATCTCGCTGCGGCGCGCGCACGCGGCGCGCCGCGACAAGACCGCGCCAACCATGCCGCGCCGCGAGGGCGGGCTGCTGACGCGCTTCCTGGCGGCACTGCCGTTCCGGCTGACCGGCGCGCAGCAGCGCGTGGTCGGCGAAATCGCCGCCGACATGAGCCTGCCGCACCCGATGCACCGGCTGCTGCAGGGCGACGTCGGCAGCGGCAAGACCATTGTCGCCGCGCTGGCGGCGTGCCAGGCCATCGATGCCGGTTTCCAGGCGGCGCTGATGGCGCCGACCGAGATCCTGGCCGAGCAGCATTTCCGCAAGCTGTCGGCGTGGCTGGAGCCGCTGGGCGTGCCGGTGGCGTGGCTGGCCGGCAGCCAGAAGGCGCGCGACAAGCGCGCGGCGGTGGCGCGCGTGGAATCGGGTGAAGCCCAGCTGGTGATCGGCACCCATGCGCTGATCCAGGACACCGTGCGTTTTGCCAGGCTGGGGCTGTCGGTGGTCGACGAGCAGCACCGCTTCGGCGTGGCGCAGCGGCTGGCGCTGCGCGGCAAGGCCGGCGCGGCCGATGCACCGGTCGCGCTCAGCGCCGCCGAAACCGTGCCACACCAGCTGATGATGTCGGCCACGCCGATCCCGCGCACGCTCGCCATGACCTACTACGCCGACCTCGACGTCTCGGTGATCGACGAGCTGCCGCCGGGGCGCACGCCCATCGTCACGCGGCTGGTCAACGACGAGCGCCGCGACGAGGTGATCGGGCGCATCCATCATGCCGCCGCCGAAGGCCGCCAGGTCTACTGGGTGTGCCCGCTGATCGAGGAAAGCGAGGCGCTGCAGCTGCAGACCGCGGTCGAGACCTACGAGACCCTGGTGGCCGCGCTGCCGGACCTGCGCGTGGGCCTGGTGCACGGGCGCCTGCCGCCGGCGGAGAAGGCCGCGGTGATGGATGACTTCAGCGCCAACCGGCTGCAGGTGCTGGTGGCCACCACCGTGATCGAGGTCGGCGTGGACGTGCCCAATGCCTCGCTGATGGTGATCGAGCATGCCGAGCGCTTCGGCCTGGCGCAGCTGCACCAGCTGCGCGGCCGGGTCGGGCGCGGCAGCGCCGAATCGGTGTGCCTGCTGATGTACCAGGCGCCGCTGTCGCCCACCGCGCGCGAGCGCCTGGCGACCATGCGCGAGACCACCGACGGCTTCGAGATTGCGCGGCGCGACCTTGAGATCCGCGGCCCGGGCGAATTCCTGGGCGCGCGCCAGTCCGGCGAGGCGATGTTGCGCTTTGCCGACCTGCAGACCGATGCCTGGCTGGTCGAGTACGCCCAGGCGGCGGCCGAGCTGATGCTGGCGCACTATCCGGAAGCGGTCGAAGCGCACCTGTCGCGCTGGCTGGGTGGGCGCGAGCACTACCTGAAAGCCTGA
- the queA gene encoding tRNA preQ1(34) S-adenosylmethionine ribosyltransferase-isomerase QueA — MLTLSDFDFPLPPELIAQSALPDRSASRLLVVERLAPEDTADAVRMADRAFSDIVDYLRPEDLLVFNDTRVIKARFFGHKPSGGKVEVLVERVIDTHTVLAQVRASKTPAEGSALHLADDAFAVTVGPRVDQFFTLRFPEPALDLIERYGRPPLPPYITHDPDAYDETRYQTVYARSPGAVAAPTAGLHFDDALFARLDAAGVRRAFLTLHVGAGTFQPVRTENLAEHKMHSEWYAISEELAQAVRDTRARGGRVIAVGTTSLRALESAAQPDGTLAAGSGDTDIFITPGYRFRLVDALITNFHLPKSTLLMLVSALAGVQAIRAAYRHAVEQRYRFFSYGDAMLLTRQPDAAAAAAA, encoded by the coding sequence ATGTTGACGCTTTCCGATTTCGACTTTCCGCTGCCGCCCGAACTGATCGCCCAGAGCGCGCTGCCCGACCGCAGCGCCAGCCGGCTGCTGGTGGTGGAACGGCTCGCCCCTGAAGACACCGCCGACGCGGTGCGCATGGCCGACCGCGCCTTCAGCGACATCGTCGACTACCTGCGTCCGGAAGACCTGCTGGTGTTCAACGACACCCGCGTGATCAAGGCCCGCTTCTTCGGCCACAAGCCCAGCGGCGGCAAGGTCGAGGTGCTGGTGGAGCGTGTGATCGACACCCATACCGTGCTGGCCCAGGTGCGCGCGTCCAAGACGCCGGCCGAAGGCAGCGCCCTGCACCTGGCCGACGATGCCTTTGCCGTGACCGTGGGCCCGCGCGTGGACCAGTTCTTTACGCTGCGCTTCCCCGAGCCGGCGCTGGACCTGATCGAGCGCTACGGCCGCCCGCCGCTGCCGCCGTATATCACGCACGACCCGGACGCCTACGACGAGACCCGCTACCAGACCGTCTACGCGCGCAGCCCGGGCGCGGTGGCCGCGCCCACCGCCGGCCTGCATTTCGACGACGCGCTGTTCGCCCGGCTCGATGCCGCGGGCGTGCGCCGCGCCTTCCTGACGCTGCATGTGGGCGCCGGCACCTTCCAGCCGGTGCGCACCGAGAACCTGGCCGAGCACAAGATGCATTCGGAGTGGTACGCGATCTCCGAAGAGCTGGCGCAGGCGGTGCGCGACACGCGCGCGCGCGGCGGCCGCGTGATCGCGGTCGGCACCACCTCGCTGCGCGCGCTGGAATCGGCCGCGCAGCCCGACGGCACGCTCGCCGCGGGCAGCGGCGACACCGATATCTTCATCACGCCCGGCTACCGCTTCCGCCTGGTCGACGCGCTGATCACCAACTTCCACCTGCCCAAGTCGACGCTGCTGATGCTGGTGTCGGCGCTGGCCGGGGTGCAAGCCATCCGCGCCGCCTACCGCCATGCGGTCGAGCAGCGCTACCGCTTCTTCAGCTACGGCGACGCCATGCTGCTGACCCGCCAGCCGGACGCCGCGGCCGCGGCGGCGGCCTGA
- the tgt gene encoding tRNA guanosine(34) transglycosylase Tgt, with translation MLNFELLTTDGNARRGRVTLNHGVVETPIFMPVGTYGSVKAMSPLELNEIGAQIILGNTFHLWLRPGLDVVNAHDGLHRFIGWDKPILTDSGGFQVFSLGDLRKITEDGVTFASPVNGDKLFLSPEISMQIQRTLNSDIVMQFDECTPYEIDGRPATHEEAAKSMRMSLRWAKRSRDEFERLANPNALFGIVQGGMYEDLRDESLAGLSELDFHGFAIGGLSVGEPKEDMMRVLEHVAPRLPANKPHYLMGVGTPEDLVAGVAAGVDMFDCVMPTRNARNGWLFTRYGDVKIKNAAHRNDPPPLDESCACYTCRNFSRAYLHHLHRVGEILGARLNTIHNLHYYLQLMREVREAIEQHRFTDFRRQFAADRARGTQ, from the coding sequence ATGCTCAACTTCGAACTCCTCACCACCGACGGCAACGCCCGCCGCGGCCGCGTCACGCTGAACCACGGCGTGGTCGAAACGCCGATCTTCATGCCGGTGGGTACCTATGGCTCGGTCAAGGCGATGTCGCCGCTGGAACTGAACGAGATCGGCGCACAGATCATCCTGGGCAACACCTTCCACCTGTGGCTGCGCCCGGGTCTGGACGTGGTCAATGCCCATGACGGCCTGCACCGCTTTATCGGCTGGGACAAACCGATCCTGACCGACTCCGGCGGCTTCCAGGTGTTTTCGCTGGGCGATCTGCGCAAGATCACCGAGGATGGCGTCACCTTTGCGTCGCCGGTCAATGGCGACAAGCTGTTCCTGTCGCCCGAGATCTCGATGCAGATCCAGCGCACGCTGAATTCCGACATCGTCATGCAGTTCGACGAATGCACCCCGTACGAGATCGACGGCCGTCCCGCCACGCACGAGGAAGCGGCCAAGTCGATGCGCATGAGCCTGCGCTGGGCCAAACGTTCGCGCGATGAATTCGAGCGGCTGGCCAACCCGAACGCGCTGTTCGGCATCGTCCAGGGCGGCATGTACGAAGACCTGCGCGACGAGTCGCTGGCGGGGCTGTCCGAGCTGGACTTCCATGGCTTTGCCATCGGCGGGCTGTCGGTGGGCGAGCCCAAGGAAGACATGATGCGCGTGCTGGAACACGTGGCGCCGCGCCTGCCGGCCAACAAGCCGCACTACCTGATGGGCGTGGGCACGCCCGAGGACCTGGTCGCCGGCGTCGCCGCCGGGGTCGACATGTTCGACTGCGTGATGCCGACCCGCAACGCGCGCAACGGCTGGCTCTTCACCCGCTACGGCGACGTCAAGATCAAGAACGCCGCGCACCGCAACGACCCGCCCCCGCTCGACGAGAGCTGCGCCTGCTACACCTGCCGCAATTTCTCGCGCGCCTACCTGCACCACCTGCACCGCGTCGGCGAGATCCTAGGCGCGCGCCTGAACACGATCCACAACCTGCACTACTACCTGCAGCTGATGCGCGAGGTGCGCGAGGCGATCGAGCAGCACCGCTTTACCGACTTCCGCCGCCAGTTCGCCGCCGACCGGGCGCGCGGCACGCAGTAA
- the yajC gene encoding preprotein translocase subunit YajC, translating into MLISNAFAQTAGAGGAAGGLMSFLPIILMFGVLWFIMIRPQMKRQKEAKAMLEALAKNDEVVTAGGILGRVTKVTDQYVSLEIAEGTEITVQKNAVTTVLPKGSLKAL; encoded by the coding sequence GTGCTGATTTCTAACGCATTTGCCCAGACCGCCGGTGCCGGCGGCGCGGCTGGCGGCCTGATGAGCTTCCTGCCCATCATCCTGATGTTTGGTGTGCTGTGGTTCATCATGATCCGCCCGCAGATGAAGCGCCAGAAGGAAGCCAAGGCAATGCTCGAAGCGCTGGCCAAGAACGACGAAGTCGTCACCGCCGGCGGCATCCTGGGCCGCGTGACCAAGGTCACCGACCAGTACGTCAGCCTGGAAATCGCCGAAGGCACCGAGATCACGGTGCAGAAGAATGCCGTGACCACGGTGCTGCCCAAGGGCTCGCTGAAGGCGCTCTGA
- the secD gene encoding protein translocase subunit SecD, which translates to MNRYPLWKYLVILVALAIGIIYTLPNFFGEAPAVQVSSGKATVKVDLSMQKQVEEILAQNQLQPDGVFFDISGQSGSVKARFRTTDEQLKAKDVLSRALNPDASDPAYVVALNLLSGSPRWLTSLHALPMYLGLDLRGGVHFLLQVDMKGAVDKKLDSLAGDARTLLRDKNIRHGGIDRDGERLTVRFNNADDAGRARALLTDNLREVAFAMDGNNIVGTFTEAARRAVQDAAVKQNITTLHNRVNELGVAEPVIQQQGADRIVVQLPGVQDTAKAKDIIGRTATLEARLVDNDAPRSPRPGDPIPFGSELFTQGNGAPVVLKKQVIFTGDRIESASAGFDQNQQPSVNIKLDAQGGRVLRDVSRENLKKPMAIVLFEKGKGEVLTVATIQSELGSSFQITGSYSTEAANDLALLLRAGSLAAPMEIIEERTIGPSLGADNIEKGFDSVAYGFAAIGVFMILYYMLFGVFSVVALGVNLLLLIAVLSMLQATLTLPGIAAIALVLGMAIDANVLINERIREELRAGASPQMAIAVGFDRAWATILDSNVTTLIAGLALLAFGSGPVRGFAVVHCLGILTSMFSAVFFNRGLVNLWYGRKKKLQSVAIGQIWKPGNTTDTPVAK; encoded by the coding sequence ATGAATCGTTATCCGCTTTGGAAATACCTCGTGATCCTGGTGGCGCTGGCCATCGGCATCATCTACACCTTGCCGAACTTCTTCGGCGAGGCGCCTGCCGTGCAGGTGTCCTCGGGCAAGGCCACGGTCAAGGTCGACCTGTCGATGCAGAAGCAGGTCGAAGAGATCCTGGCGCAGAACCAGCTGCAGCCCGACGGCGTCTTCTTCGATATTTCCGGCCAGTCGGGCTCGGTCAAGGCGCGCTTCCGCACCACCGACGAGCAGCTCAAGGCCAAGGACGTGCTGTCGCGCGCGCTGAACCCGGACGCGTCCGACCCCGCCTACGTGGTCGCGCTGAACCTGCTGTCGGGCTCGCCGCGCTGGCTGACCTCGCTGCACGCGCTGCCGATGTACCTGGGCCTGGACCTGCGCGGCGGCGTGCACTTCCTGCTGCAGGTCGACATGAAGGGCGCGGTCGACAAGAAGCTCGACAGCCTGGCCGGCGACGCGCGCACGCTGCTGCGCGACAAGAACATCCGCCACGGCGGCATCGACCGCGACGGCGAACGCCTGACGGTGCGCTTCAACAACGCCGACGACGCCGGCCGCGCGCGCGCGCTGCTGACCGACAACCTGCGCGAAGTGGCCTTCGCCATGGACGGCAACAACATCGTCGGCACCTTCACCGAAGCCGCCCGCCGCGCCGTGCAGGACGCCGCGGTCAAGCAGAACATCACCACGCTGCACAACCGCGTCAACGAACTCGGCGTGGCCGAGCCGGTGATCCAGCAGCAAGGCGCCGACCGCATCGTGGTGCAGCTGCCGGGCGTGCAGGACACCGCCAAGGCCAAGGACATCATCGGCCGCACCGCCACGCTGGAAGCCCGCCTGGTCGACAACGACGCGCCGCGCAGCCCGCGCCCGGGCGACCCGATCCCGTTCGGCAGCGAACTGTTCACGCAAGGCAACGGCGCCCCGGTGGTGCTGAAGAAGCAGGTGATCTTCACCGGCGACCGCATCGAAAGCGCCTCGGCCGGCTTCGACCAGAACCAGCAGCCTTCGGTCAACATCAAGCTCGACGCCCAGGGCGGCCGCGTGCTGCGCGATGTCTCGCGCGAGAACCTGAAGAAGCCGATGGCGATCGTGCTGTTCGAGAAGGGCAAGGGCGAAGTGCTGACGGTGGCGACGATCCAGTCCGAACTGGGCTCGAGCTTCCAGATCACCGGCTCCTACTCCACCGAAGCCGCCAACGACCTGGCGCTGCTGCTGCGCGCCGGCTCGCTGGCCGCGCCGATGGAGATCATCGAAGAGCGCACCATCGGCCCGTCGCTGGGTGCCGACAACATCGAGAAGGGCTTCGATTCGGTCGCCTACGGCTTTGCCGCCATCGGCGTGTTCATGATCCTGTACTACATGCTGTTCGGCGTGTTCTCGGTGGTCGCGCTGGGCGTCAACCTGCTGCTGCTGATCGCGGTGCTGTCGATGCTGCAGGCCACGCTGACGCTGCCGGGCATCGCCGCCATCGCGCTGGTGCTGGGCATGGCCATCGACGCCAACGTGCTGATCAACGAGCGCATCCGCGAGGAACTGCGCGCCGGCGCGTCGCCGCAGATGGCGATCGCGGTCGGTTTCGACCGCGCCTGGGCCACCATCCTGGACTCCAACGTGACCACGCTGATCGCCGGCCTGGCGCTGCTGGCGTTCGGCTCGGGCCCGGTGCGCGGCTTCGCCGTGGTGCACTGCCTGGGCATCCTGACCTCGATGTTCTCGGCGGTGTTCTTCAACCGCGGCCTGGTCAACCTCTGGTACGGCCGCAAGAAGAAGCTGCAGAGCGTGGCCATCGGCCAGATCTGGAAGCCGGGCAATACCACCGACACGCCGGTCGCCAAGTAA
- the secF gene encoding protein translocase subunit SecF, with the protein MEFFRIRRDIPFMKHALIFNVISFLTFAAAVFFLWQKGLHLSIEFTGGTVMEVSYQQAADLEKIRGQVGKLGYTDVQVQNFGTSRDVMIRLPLQKGPDGKPVTSAQQSEQVMGALSAAAPEVKLQRVEFVGPQVGKELATDGLLALLCVVAGIVIYLSFRFEWKFAVAGIIANLHDIVIILGFFAFFQWEFSLSVLAAILAVLGYSVNESVVIFDRIREAFRKYRKMTTHEVIDHAITSTMSRTIITHGSTEMMVLSMFFFGGPTLHYFALALTVGILFGIYSSVFVAAALAMWLGVKREDLVKGEKKGESTDRNDPNYGAQA; encoded by the coding sequence ATGGAATTCTTCCGCATCCGGCGCGACATTCCGTTCATGAAGCACGCGTTGATCTTCAACGTGATTTCCTTCCTGACGTTTGCCGCGGCCGTGTTCTTCCTCTGGCAAAAGGGCCTGCACCTGTCGATCGAATTCACCGGCGGCACGGTGATGGAGGTCAGCTACCAGCAGGCGGCCGACCTGGAAAAGATCCGCGGCCAGGTGGGCAAGCTGGGCTACACCGACGTGCAGGTGCAGAACTTCGGCACCTCGCGCGACGTGATGATCCGCCTGCCGCTGCAAAAGGGGCCGGACGGCAAGCCCGTGACCTCGGCGCAGCAGAGCGAGCAGGTGATGGGCGCGCTGAGCGCGGCGGCGCCTGAGGTCAAGCTGCAGCGCGTCGAGTTCGTCGGCCCGCAGGTCGGCAAGGAGCTGGCCACCGACGGCCTGCTGGCGCTGCTGTGCGTGGTGGCGGGCATCGTGATCTACCTGTCGTTCCGCTTCGAATGGAAGTTCGCGGTGGCGGGCATCATCGCCAACCTGCACGACATCGTCATCATCCTGGGCTTCTTCGCCTTCTTCCAGTGGGAATTCTCGCTGTCGGTGCTGGCGGCGATCCTGGCGGTGCTGGGCTACTCGGTCAACGAATCGGTGGTGATCTTCGACCGGATCCGCGAGGCCTTCCGCAAGTACCGCAAGATGACCACCCACGAGGTCATCGACCACGCCATCACCAGCACCATGTCCCGCACCATCATCACCCACGGCTCGACCGAAATGATGGTGCTGTCGATGTTCTTCTTTGGCGGCCCGACGCTGCACTACTTCGCGCTGGCGCTGACGGTGGGCATCCTGTTCGGCATCTACTCGTCGGTGTTCGTCGCGGCGGCGCTGGCGATGTGGCTGGGCGTGAAGCGCGAAGACCTGGTCAAGGGCGAGAAGAAGGGCGAGTCGACCGACCGCAACGACCCCAACTACGGCGCGCAGGCCTGA
- a CDS encoding response regulator produces the protein MTEPIATQAPPPAILFVDDEATAVKYFQRAIGALAPVVTGGSVEEGKALLDAHADSLAVLVSDQRMPGEYGNELLRYARERYPHIVRILTTAYSELDQTVEAVNQGQIHRYIKKPWDITALRMELKQALELAGLRKERDQLIREKLSVLQTQTVASRIGMVHALCASLIGPGRFQPVETYLAAVDLAGAGSVDPDWQRMDYADLVRAEAERSGSFGHAVGTRLAQLRAAHAGKGAADAAAVIADALGSEVVRRDGDAVVWTAPATLAEFLAQPVGSPVSAPHAGWLASLLWLEEAGGAVRLVRDGDTIVCRAAPRSESFAADRLAAWIERFSMPA, from the coding sequence ATGACCGAACCGATTGCCACCCAGGCACCACCCCCGGCGATTCTGTTCGTCGATGACGAGGCCACCGCCGTCAAATATTTCCAGCGGGCCATCGGCGCGCTGGCGCCGGTGGTGACTGGCGGCTCGGTGGAGGAGGGCAAGGCGCTGCTCGACGCCCATGCCGACAGCCTGGCGGTACTGGTGTCGGACCAGCGCATGCCGGGCGAGTATGGCAACGAACTGCTGCGTTACGCGCGCGAGCGCTACCCGCATATCGTGCGCATCCTGACCACCGCGTATTCGGAGCTCGACCAGACCGTCGAGGCGGTGAACCAGGGGCAGATCCACCGCTATATCAAGAAGCCGTGGGACATCACCGCGCTGCGCATGGAGCTCAAGCAGGCGCTGGAACTGGCGGGGCTGCGCAAGGAGCGCGATCAGCTGATCCGCGAGAAGCTGTCGGTGCTGCAGACCCAGACCGTGGCCTCGCGCATCGGCATGGTGCACGCGCTGTGCGCCAGCCTGATCGGCCCGGGCCGCTTCCAGCCGGTGGAAACTTACCTCGCCGCAGTCGACCTGGCCGGCGCGGGCAGTGTCGATCCGGACTGGCAGCGCATGGACTACGCCGACCTGGTGCGCGCCGAGGCCGAACGCAGCGGCAGCTTCGGGCATGCGGTCGGCACGCGCCTGGCGCAATTGCGCGCCGCCCACGCCGGAAAGGGGGCGGCGGACGCCGCCGCGGTGATCGCCGATGCGCTCGGCAGCGAAGTGGTGCGCCGCGACGGCGACGCCGTGGTGTGGACCGCGCCGGCCACGCTGGCCGAGTTCCTGGCGCAGCCGGTGGGTTCGCCGGTGTCGGCGCCGCACGCAGGCTGGCTGGCCAGCCTGCTGTGGCTGGAAGAGGCGGGTGGCGCGGTCAGGCTGGTGCGCGACGGCGACACCATCGTCTGCCGCGCCGCCCCGCGCAGCGAGAGCTTCGCCGCCGACCGCCTGGCCGCGTGGATCGAGCGCTTCTCGATGCCGGCCTGA
- a CDS encoding hybrid sensor histidine kinase/response regulator, translating into MSDVLQARPAILYVDDEDMARKYFARVVGTDYEVLLAGSADEAMSVLRSDPARVAILVTDFRMPGRDGGVLLRQVAQAYPQVVRILVTAYADKDVLLQTVNSGEIFQILEKPLSVSNLRDVLARAAERHRERTLRQHRLMAIDETLAFLAHELNTPLAAIANFARGISGRVAGEYSAQRQNEIGQAASAMHDNAQYCLAVLSSFLQSVRDSAGSAPARRGTGNEVRAGALVSALLDSYPFVGDQRSWVEVDLQGDFPVQTLPNCVALVLSSVMSNALRALADVRAPSLRFVVTAQPHAEIRICDNGPGIPPEVMDRLLVDPVTTHANAGGSGLGMIFCNRVMQSFGGGIRIESASGAGTTVTLDFPSFKSRTHRSE; encoded by the coding sequence ATGAGCGATGTCCTGCAGGCGCGGCCCGCCATCCTCTACGTCGATGACGAGGACATGGCGCGCAAGTACTTCGCCCGCGTGGTCGGCACCGACTATGAGGTGCTGCTGGCCGGCAGCGCCGACGAAGCCATGTCGGTGCTGCGCTCCGATCCCGCCCGCGTTGCCATTCTCGTGACCGACTTCCGCATGCCCGGGCGCGATGGCGGCGTGCTGCTGCGGCAGGTGGCTCAGGCCTATCCGCAGGTGGTGCGCATCCTGGTCACGGCCTATGCCGACAAGGACGTGCTGCTGCAGACCGTCAACAGCGGCGAGATCTTCCAGATCCTGGAAAAACCGCTGAGCGTGAGCAACCTGCGCGACGTGCTGGCGCGGGCCGCCGAGCGCCATCGCGAACGCACGCTGCGCCAGCACCGGCTGATGGCGATCGACGAGACCCTGGCCTTCCTGGCCCACGAGCTGAACACGCCGCTGGCAGCCATCGCCAATTTCGCGCGCGGCATCAGCGGCCGCGTGGCGGGCGAATACAGCGCCCAGCGCCAGAATGAAATCGGCCAGGCCGCCAGCGCCATGCATGACAACGCCCAGTATTGCCTGGCGGTGCTGTCGTCGTTCCTGCAATCGGTGCGCGACAGCGCCGGCAGCGCCCCGGCCCGGCGCGGCACCGGCAACGAGGTCCGTGCCGGCGCGCTGGTGTCCGCGCTGCTGGACAGCTATCCCTTCGTGGGTGACCAGCGTAGCTGGGTGGAAGTGGACCTGCAGGGAGATTTTCCGGTGCAGACCTTGCCCAACTGCGTGGCGCTGGTGCTGTCGTCGGTGATGAGCAATGCGCTGCGCGCGCTGGCCGATGTCCGTGCGCCGTCGCTGCGCTTCGTCGTGACGGCGCAGCCGCATGCTGAAATCCGCATCTGCGACAACGGCCCCGGTATCCCGCCCGAGGTGATGGACCGGCTCCTGGTCGATCCGGTCACCACCCACGCCAATGCCGGCGGCAGCGGCCTGGGCATGATTTTCTGCAACCGCGTCATGCAGTCCTTTGGCGGCGGGATCCGGATCGAATCCGCATCCGGCGCCGGCACGACGGTGACGCTGGACTTTCCAAGTTTCAAGAGTCGAACGCACAGGAGTGAGTAA